Proteins found in one Gemmatimonadota bacterium genomic segment:
- a CDS encoding Na+/H+ antiporter NhaC family protein, whose translation MSTARVTFLGGRAGALLPLLTFLAGVAWLGLSGAPDERGFWPVLVLALAVGTLLARDREAYGSAVLGGMARPLVMVMVLAWLLAGVLGSLINASGFVEALAGLAADAHVRGGRFALAAFLIAAAVSTATGTSLGTLLVCAPLLHPTGVGLGADPAVLIGALLGGATFGDNVSPLSDTTIASATTQGAEIGAVVRSRLRYALPAAAVAGLGFLLTGTDAIATGAGPAAASATRLPLWAGLGPGLVVVLLLRGRTLLEGLLAGCAATALLGLGLGLITPADLLSIDHDAFLARGLVLSGMERATGIVIFTLLLMGLIGGVESSGLLDNLVAWTRKRATTAARAEWAIFAAVSGAVLLTTHSVVAILSTGPLAREVGAERGLPATRRANVLDITVCTYPFLLPFFIPTILASSLTGGGAAAARVAPLAAGLHNLHSWALLAVLLFALATGWARSEDGSPERADGTGLGSPGGGADEGTAV comes from the coding sequence ATGAGCACAGCGCGCGTCACGTTCCTGGGTGGTCGTGCGGGCGCGTTGCTTCCTCTGCTGACCTTCCTGGCCGGCGTGGCCTGGCTCGGTCTGTCGGGTGCTCCCGACGAGCGGGGGTTCTGGCCGGTCCTCGTGCTGGCGCTCGCGGTGGGAACGCTGCTGGCCCGCGACCGCGAGGCCTACGGCTCCGCCGTGCTCGGTGGGATGGCCCGCCCATTGGTGATGGTGATGGTGCTGGCCTGGCTGCTCGCCGGCGTGCTGGGTTCGCTCATCAATGCCAGTGGCTTCGTCGAGGCACTGGCGGGCCTGGCCGCCGACGCGCACGTCCGCGGTGGACGGTTCGCGCTCGCCGCGTTCCTCATCGCAGCCGCGGTCTCGACCGCCACCGGGACCAGCCTGGGCACCCTGCTGGTGTGTGCTCCCCTGCTGCACCCTACGGGCGTCGGGTTGGGCGCGGATCCGGCGGTGCTGATCGGCGCCCTCCTGGGGGGCGCCACCTTCGGCGACAACGTCTCTCCGCTGTCGGACACCACCATCGCGTCGGCTACCACGCAGGGTGCGGAGATCGGTGCCGTGGTGCGCTCCCGGCTTCGCTACGCGCTACCGGCGGCAGCGGTGGCGGGCCTGGGCTTTCTGCTCACCGGCACCGATGCCATCGCCACCGGGGCGGGACCTGCGGCGGCCAGCGCCACGCGTCTGCCGCTCTGGGCCGGACTGGGGCCTGGTCTGGTGGTGGTGCTGCTGCTGCGCGGACGCACGCTGCTCGAGGGTCTGCTGGCTGGATGCGCGGCCACCGCGCTGCTGGGGCTGGGGCTCGGCCTGATCACGCCGGCGGACCTCCTTTCCATCGACCATGACGCGTTCCTTGCCCGCGGCCTGGTGCTGAGCGGAATGGAGCGCGCCACCGGGATCGTGATCTTCACACTGCTGCTCATGGGCCTGATCGGCGGCGTCGAGAGCAGTGGTCTCCTGGACAATCTGGTGGCCTGGACCCGCAAGCGGGCCACAACGGCAGCCCGTGCGGAATGGGCCATCTTCGCGGCCGTGTCGGGAGCCGTGCTTCTCACCACGCACTCCGTGGTGGCCATCCTGTCCACCGGTCCGCTGGCGCGCGAGGTGGGCGCGGAGCGAGGGCTCCCGGCCACCCGTCGCGCCAACGTGCTCGACATCACGGTCTGCACATACCCGTTCCTGCTCCCGTTCTTCATCCCCACCATCCTGGCCTCCAGCCTGACCGGAGGCGGGGCCGCCGCCGCCCGGGTGGCGCCGCTCGCCGCAGGCCTCCACAACCTGCACTCGTGGGCGCTCCTCGCGGTGCTGCTCTTCGCGCTGGCCACCGGCTGGGCGCGGAGCGAGGACGGGTCCCCGGAGAGAGCGGACGGAACCGGGCTAGGGAGCCCGGGAGGTGGTGCGGACGAGGGCACCGCGGTGTAA